Proteins from a single region of Hordeum vulgare subsp. vulgare chromosome 6H, MorexV3_pseudomolecules_assembly, whole genome shotgun sequence:
- the LOC123406160 gene encoding auxin-responsive protein IAA9-like, which translates to MELELGLAPPTNTGRLLLGGGKRGFGEAFGEDGEQQSAAVATTLPLFDDGSSSSSSGSGDGGGVGGTNKKALVGWPPVSSARSRACGAGGGGGRHVKVRKEGAAIGRKVDLSLHGSYADLLATLARMFPDPAGCLHAESEMVVTYEDADGDWMLVGDVPWEDFARSVKRLKILL; encoded by the exons ATGGAGCTGGAGCTCGGGCTGGCGCCGCCGACCAACacaggccgcctcctcctcggcgGGGGGAAGAGGGGCTTCGGCGAGGCGTTCGGGGAGGATGGGGAGCAGCAGTCGGCGGCGGTGGCCACGACGCTGCCGCTCTTCGACGacggcagcagtagcagtagcagcggcAGCGGCGACGGTGGCGGCGTTGGGGGGACGAACAAGAAGGCGCTGGTGGGGTGGCCGCCGGTGAGCTCCGCGCGCAGCAGGGCGTGCGGcgcaggcggtggtggcggcaggCACGTGAAGGTGCGGAAGGAGGGCGCGGCTATCGGCAGGAAGGTGGACCTGTCCCTCCACGGCTCCTACGCCGACCTCCTCGCCACGCTCGCCCGCATGTTCCCCGACCCCGCCGGCTGCCTTCACGCTGAAAGCGAGATGGTGGTCACATACGAGGACGCCGACGGCGACTGGATGCTCGTCGGAGACGTGCCGTGGGA GGATTTCGCGCGGTCGGTGAAACGCCTCAAGATTTTGCTCTGA